In one Pseudomonas sp. R84 genomic region, the following are encoded:
- the gspG gene encoding type II secretion system major pseudopilin GspG, producing the protein MKLQFRPRDQRGFTLLELLVVLVVLGLLAGIVAPKYFAQLGRSEVKVAKAQIEGLSKALDIYRLEVGHYPSTEQGLQALVTAPSDEAKWTGPYLQKKLPQDPWGRNYAYRYPGENSEYDLLSMGKDGQPGGEGENAEVTNWQ; encoded by the coding sequence ATGAAGCTGCAATTTCGTCCGCGTGACCAACGCGGTTTTACCCTGCTCGAATTGCTCGTGGTGCTGGTGGTGCTCGGCCTGTTGGCCGGGATCGTCGCGCCGAAATACTTCGCCCAACTCGGTCGCTCCGAAGTGAAAGTGGCCAAGGCGCAGATCGAAGGGCTGAGCAAGGCGCTGGATATCTATCGACTGGAGGTCGGCCATTACCCATCCACCGAACAGGGCTTGCAGGCCTTGGTCACCGCACCGAGCGACGAGGCGAAATGGACCGGCCCGTACTTGCAGAAAAAACTGCCGCAGGATCCGTGGGGACGTAATTACGCCTACCGCTATCCCGGCGAAAACAGCGAGTACGACTTGTTGTCGATGGGCAAGGACGGCCAGCCCGGCGGCGAAGGTGAAAACGCCGAAGTGACCAATTGGCAGTGA
- a CDS encoding LysR family transcriptional regulator, giving the protein MNPFEDMRIFCQVMDSGSFTAAADQLGLSKQFVSRRLMQLEERLGVRLLNRSTRRLDVTPLGQSYYESALRLLGEVEQVEQGIAGQTAEPRGTIRVSAPLSFAVAHLGCLLPLFLQRYREVTVEVDLSDRPVDLLGEGYDLALRIGVLEDSTLIARRIASIERVYCASPAYLAERGTPLKPEDLHSHDCLPYGHSRSVQWRFNAEQGKPVLVNVTGRMRVNNGELLRDAAVQGMGITYLPTFIVGAALKDGRLVPVLDDLRPEPLTLSAVYPQHRQASRPVQALVEFLRERLNQSHVAL; this is encoded by the coding sequence ATGAACCCGTTCGAAGACATGCGTATTTTTTGCCAGGTCATGGACTCCGGCAGCTTCACCGCCGCGGCTGATCAATTGGGGTTGTCCAAGCAGTTCGTCAGCCGTCGGTTGATGCAGTTGGAGGAGCGTCTCGGCGTGCGGTTGTTGAACCGCTCGACGCGGCGCCTGGACGTCACGCCGCTGGGGCAGAGTTATTACGAATCGGCGTTGCGCCTGTTGGGTGAAGTCGAGCAAGTGGAGCAGGGCATCGCCGGGCAGACTGCCGAGCCACGAGGGACGATTCGCGTGAGTGCGCCGCTGTCGTTTGCCGTGGCGCATCTGGGGTGTCTGCTGCCGCTGTTCTTGCAGCGCTATCGAGAAGTCACGGTTGAGGTTGATCTGAGTGATCGGCCGGTGGATTTGCTCGGTGAGGGCTACGATCTGGCACTGCGCATTGGCGTGCTGGAAGACTCGACGCTGATTGCCCGGCGCATTGCATCCATCGAACGGGTGTATTGCGCCAGCCCGGCGTACCTCGCCGAGCGCGGCACGCCACTCAAGCCTGAAGATCTGCATAGCCATGACTGTTTGCCGTACGGGCATAGTCGTTCGGTGCAGTGGCGCTTCAACGCGGAGCAGGGCAAGCCTGTGTTGGTCAATGTCACCGGGCGCATGCGCGTGAACAACGGCGAGTTGCTCAGGGACGCGGCAGTGCAGGGGATGGGCATTACCTATTTGCCGACGTTCATCGTTGGCGCGGCATTGAAGGATGGCCGGTTGGTGCCGGTGCTAGATGATCTGCGGCCGGAGCCGTTGACGCTTTCAGCCGTTTACCCGCAACATCGCCAGGCCTCGAGACCGGTGCAGGCGCTGGTTGAGTTTTTGCGAGAGCGCCTGAACCAGAGCCACGTCGCTCTCTGA
- a CDS encoding type II secretion system F family protein — protein MRFHVKAVGKAGVVSLSVEAPGDSEARRIAEDQGLRVLSSHADKHWRSLKLRQRETFNLVLFSQELTTLLNAGLPLIDALESLAEKETAPAARKTLSELVRLLYEGKSFSQALGQLSAVFPPLYVALVQSSEKTGAVGDALGRYVSYRQRMDEVRQKIISASIYPMLLLIVGGGVVLFLMGYVVPRFSLVFEGLGNNLPWLSQVLMSSGMFLHAHQAEFFGGLAALVIALAVLQKQPAFRRGLDRLVEKLPAVHQRIFMYELARFYRSLGILLQGGIPLVTAMAMVRGLLTVASRVRLDQACERVREGQSLSTALELNHLVTPVSLRLLRAGEQSGNLGQMMERSADFYDEEISRWLEWFVKLFEPLLMTFIGLLIGVIVILMYIPIFELASSIH, from the coding sequence ATGCGATTTCATGTGAAAGCGGTCGGCAAGGCTGGGGTGGTGTCCTTGAGCGTGGAGGCACCGGGCGACAGCGAGGCGCGGCGGATTGCCGAGGATCAGGGCTTGCGTGTGCTCAGCTCGCACGCCGACAAGCATTGGCGCTCGCTGAAACTGCGCCAGCGCGAGACCTTCAATCTGGTGTTGTTCAGCCAAGAACTGACCACGTTGCTCAACGCCGGTCTGCCGCTGATCGATGCGCTGGAAAGCCTCGCCGAAAAAGAAACTGCTCCCGCTGCCAGGAAAACCTTGAGTGAGCTGGTGCGCCTGCTGTACGAGGGCAAATCCTTTTCGCAGGCGTTGGGCCAGTTGTCGGCGGTGTTCCCGCCGTTGTACGTGGCGCTGGTGCAGTCCAGCGAGAAGACCGGCGCGGTCGGCGATGCACTGGGCCGTTACGTCAGTTATCGCCAGCGCATGGACGAGGTGCGGCAGAAGATCATCAGCGCGTCGATCTACCCGATGCTGTTGCTGATAGTCGGCGGTGGTGTGGTGCTGTTCTTGATGGGGTATGTGGTACCGCGCTTCAGTCTGGTCTTTGAAGGGTTGGGCAATAACCTGCCGTGGCTGTCGCAAGTCTTGATGAGCAGCGGCATGTTTCTACATGCGCATCAGGCCGAGTTTTTCGGTGGGCTGGCGGCGCTGGTCATCGCTCTCGCCGTACTGCAAAAACAACCGGCGTTTCGCCGTGGACTGGATCGGCTGGTGGAGAAACTGCCGGCCGTGCATCAACGGATTTTCATGTATGAACTAGCGCGGTTTTATCGCTCGCTGGGGATTCTGCTGCAAGGCGGGATTCCGCTGGTGACGGCCATGGCCATGGTGCGCGGTTTGCTCACCGTGGCTTCACGGGTGCGGCTGGATCAGGCCTGCGAGCGGGTGCGCGAGGGGCAGTCGTTGTCCACCGCGCTGGAACTCAATCACCTGGTGACCCCGGTGTCCCTGCGCCTGCTGCGCGCCGGCGAACAGTCCGGCAACCTCGGGCAGATGATGGAGCGCAGCGCCGATTTCTACGACGAGGAAATCAGCCGCTGGCTCGAATGGTTTGTGAAGCTGTTCGAGCCGCTGCTGATGACGTTTATCGGCCTGCTGATCGGGGTCATCGTGATCCTGATGTACATCCCGATTTTCGAACTGGCTTCGAGTATTCACTGA
- a CDS encoding lytic transglycosylase domain-containing protein — protein MKIIASGLLGCVLLSGAAQADVFISVDAKGSYVLSNVHRPGRTYERVIHEAEMPVASLDQQPQMIANQPYAELVSAAAKVNQLPEALLHAVINAESHYNPGATSAKGAGGLMQLMPDTARELGVTDVYDPKANIQGGARYLKRLMTLFDNDIALAVAAYNAGPDAVLSRGRVIPPFAETQRYVPNVLRQYRRLQGLAMDAPL, from the coding sequence ATGAAAATTATCGCCAGCGGATTGCTCGGTTGTGTGCTGCTCAGCGGCGCCGCGCAGGCCGATGTGTTCATCTCGGTGGACGCCAAGGGCAGCTATGTACTGTCCAACGTTCACCGGCCCGGACGCACTTACGAACGGGTGATCCACGAGGCTGAAATGCCTGTGGCCAGCCTCGATCAACAGCCACAAATGATCGCCAACCAGCCCTACGCGGAACTTGTCTCAGCGGCAGCCAAGGTCAATCAATTACCCGAGGCGTTGCTGCATGCAGTGATTAACGCCGAGTCGCATTACAACCCCGGCGCGACATCGGCCAAAGGCGCCGGCGGGCTGATGCAGTTGATGCCCGACACCGCACGGGAGCTGGGCGTCACTGACGTCTACGACCCCAAGGCCAACATCCAGGGTGGGGCCAGATACCTCAAGCGCCTGATGACCCTGTTCGACAACGACATTGCTCTCGCCGTGGCGGCCTACAACGCCGGGCCAGACGCGGTGCTCAGCCGTGGCCGGGTGATTCCGCCGTTCGCCGAAACCCAGCGTTATGTACCGAATGTGTTGCGTCAGTACCGGCGTTTGCAGGGCCTGGCGATGGACGCGCCGTTGTGA
- the mnxG gene encoding manganese-oxidizing multicopper oxidase MnxG has product MAGFPHAPSLINWLLILASMLSVELAGAAVRCERNLVANVVAFDQPLMFNRLGAQNINGMMFALRRDVVDEHEQSLAYGGAAVPGKVSLRPDKRPRPLVLRVAAGDCLTINLQNLLDYQANPNKHFENEGEEEGAENTNGAEDFKVDEQVADRHVGFQVNGLQAVNSIDDISSFTGRNANTLVPPGASRSYTLYAEREGAFAVSSRGATFGGEGAAGNVANGLFGQVVVLPKGGRTYRNTLTEEEMRLATTGRAPTGQPIVDYQARYPQREPWLREGKAGTPIIGMVDGNEIISSESDAIVMGSNADGSFPSSTYPLESVGKRNPAIPNRLEAFRDFASQFQDETAATQAFPAYWADPVMAHVLEPTRDSFMINYGSGGMGAEVVANRLGVGPMHDCLSCAYEEFFLSSHTVGDVAMLVDVPANTGLENIAPGQIPRADQIGVKATMALYPSEPSNVNHSYIGDFVKFRNTHNGHEQHIFHLHGHQWLFNPNDDNSDYVDAQGIGPGAGYTYEIANGGSGNRNRVAGDAIYHCHFYPHFAQGMWAMWRVHDVFEEGTRLDVSQQGADGYHSEPFALRSGKPAAGARALPDGEIVAGTPIPAIVPLPGKAMAPMPGKVVVVPKIGETLIAGNDDDDDEEEGDDDGEHHGGNAGGQAIGSLALVDRSEANRNADGSLKNPGYPFWIGGMESSVGQRPPTPPLDMLDAATAQALKASGKALWANLDPAQSGGWDGGLQRHALDGVAAGGEAHTVTTSLDFSKEVTRAKPIYLPEEGTEVEQAAMAFHAKKDHPSYALLPGNQVVAKAFRTNGALPMAGAPYYEPCMDDRQKRLTASAGSGEFASGERIDGMSFVGASSFTADRPRIYKAANIQFDAVYNKVGYHFPQARILALWEDAWPVITKQRPPEPLVMRMNTFDCVQYQQTNLVPATYEMDDYQVRTPTDVIGQHIHLPKWDLTSADGSSNGWNYEDGVLSPGAVQERIHAIREFNQCAGTDPRDGTQACPKAKNHPFFGQYGRADWLGARTAMQRWFVDPVVNAKGVDRGLGTIFTHDHLGPSTHQQIGLYATVLAEPAGSTWFHAETGEPLYSGARQDGGPTSWQAVINTGDLDGDGKNDSFREFFLEYSDFQHAYEAGVYVGAGPNGVPNAQAFPATADSFRYAINPPVRNNASNLLEGVLEVQGGQVPGCPSRPCPQAISVDDPGMFVVNYRNEPLALRVYDPNKVGPDGKRGMQADGLGGDLSFAMQSRTDRAIPAMNLAPNLLTSATGPTGGTTLFPPHINKGGAEPGDPFTPMLRTYTGDNVRLRVHAGGHEEEHNVTLHGVKWLQSGSGFGNSSNSGWRASQMIGISEQMGFIAPVSMLSSSAATTGDYLYSMDASIEGYWSGIWGVMRNYTAKRADLFAIPNNPSPAGMRNTVAFEGSCPRYGANPNGIGTRPTVQRNYEVVAALANDILGNTLGLTIGDPEGLGQHVGGPLNPAGGTLVLNSRTVSIPQVTVTDPEDGETITIGGQSGPLHDPTAILYVRKSDLDPVSGKLKPGIPVEPLVLRAAAGDCINITLENRLPSVMPDLTQTAVMQGMVKRDRNSGLGSTTFSNNLMRPSSHVGLHAQLLAYDITKSDGANVGANPIQTVPPRVGNSGAYPTRTYQYYAGHLEREGKPVTQLGRSVDNINATAVEFGGLNITPADVIKQPQKGLGGAMSILPIGATWVDDARKVNATVTAPGQTSYRDFAMVWHKALNTRWANGRPVEGIAAEGFGVPTDPQDNSSMAINYKTEPLWYRFGLAPDAPFGHADGAGYGDMVNAHMAYSNALVGGDPQTPVLYAKPGQPFRTHILMPSGGSRGTTFQLDGHVWSVNPFQAEKSDVGGYPMGSPGVGSVRFGYNPMSMYIGAHESILPAAHFSFMIPSAGGSNAIPGDYLFRDYAAYGNTSGLWGLLRVTNEPEPAPPSQ; this is encoded by the coding sequence ATGGCTGGCTTTCCTCACGCTCCGTCCCTGATTAACTGGCTGCTGATTCTGGCCTCGATGCTCAGCGTCGAGCTGGCCGGCGCGGCCGTACGTTGCGAGCGCAACCTGGTGGCCAACGTCGTCGCCTTCGATCAGCCACTGATGTTCAACCGCCTCGGCGCGCAGAACATCAACGGCATGATGTTCGCCCTGCGCCGCGATGTGGTCGATGAACATGAGCAGTCACTGGCTTACGGCGGCGCCGCAGTGCCAGGCAAAGTTTCGCTGCGCCCGGACAAGCGTCCACGGCCGCTGGTGCTGCGTGTGGCTGCCGGCGATTGCCTGACGATCAATCTGCAGAACCTGCTCGACTATCAGGCCAACCCGAACAAGCACTTTGAAAACGAGGGCGAAGAGGAGGGGGCCGAGAACACCAACGGCGCCGAAGACTTCAAAGTCGACGAGCAGGTCGCCGACCGTCACGTCGGTTTCCAGGTCAACGGCCTGCAAGCGGTGAACAGCATCGATGACATTTCCTCGTTCACGGGGCGGAACGCCAATACGCTGGTGCCACCGGGCGCCAGTCGTTCTTACACCTTGTACGCCGAACGTGAAGGCGCGTTTGCCGTGAGCAGCCGTGGCGCAACGTTTGGCGGCGAGGGCGCGGCCGGCAACGTTGCCAACGGTCTGTTCGGCCAGGTCGTCGTGCTGCCCAAGGGCGGTCGCACCTATCGCAATACCCTCACCGAAGAAGAAATGCGTCTGGCCACGACTGGCCGCGCACCCACCGGCCAACCGATCGTTGATTACCAGGCGCGTTACCCACAACGCGAACCGTGGTTGCGCGAAGGCAAGGCTGGTACGCCGATCATCGGCATGGTCGACGGCAATGAAATCATTTCCAGCGAGAGCGATGCGATTGTCATGGGCAGCAACGCCGACGGCAGTTTCCCATCCAGCACTTATCCGCTGGAGTCGGTGGGCAAACGCAACCCGGCAATCCCCAACCGCCTCGAAGCGTTCCGCGATTTCGCCTCGCAATTCCAGGATGAAACCGCTGCCACTCAAGCGTTCCCGGCGTATTGGGCCGACCCGGTGATGGCCCATGTGCTGGAGCCGACCCGCGACTCGTTCATGATTAACTATGGCTCCGGCGGCATGGGGGCCGAAGTGGTCGCCAACCGCTTGGGCGTGGGGCCGATGCACGACTGCCTGTCGTGCGCCTATGAAGAATTCTTCCTCAGCTCGCACACGGTTGGTGATGTGGCAATGCTGGTGGATGTGCCGGCCAACACCGGGCTTGAGAACATCGCCCCCGGCCAGATACCGCGCGCCGATCAGATCGGCGTGAAAGCCACCATGGCGCTGTATCCGTCGGAGCCGTCGAACGTCAACCACAGCTACATCGGTGACTTCGTCAAATTCCGCAATACCCACAATGGCCACGAGCAGCACATCTTTCACCTGCACGGCCATCAGTGGTTGTTCAACCCCAACGACGACAACTCCGATTACGTCGACGCCCAGGGCATCGGGCCGGGCGCCGGTTATACCTATGAAATCGCCAACGGTGGTTCGGGCAACCGCAACCGCGTTGCCGGTGATGCGATCTATCACTGCCATTTCTATCCGCACTTCGCCCAGGGCATGTGGGCCATGTGGCGGGTGCACGATGTCTTCGAAGAAGGCACTCGACTTGATGTTTCGCAGCAGGGCGCCGATGGCTATCACAGCGAACCGTTTGCCTTGCGCAGTGGCAAACCGGCGGCGGGCGCACGGGCCTTGCCCGATGGCGAAATCGTCGCCGGTACGCCAATTCCGGCCATCGTGCCGCTGCCGGGCAAAGCCATGGCGCCAATGCCGGGCAAAGTCGTGGTGGTGCCGAAAATCGGTGAAACCCTGATCGCCGGCAATGATGACGACGATGACGAAGAAGAGGGCGATGATGACGGCGAGCACCATGGCGGCAACGCCGGCGGTCAAGCCATCGGCTCGCTGGCGCTGGTCGATCGCAGCGAAGCCAACCGCAATGCCGACGGCAGTCTGAAAAACCCTGGCTACCCATTCTGGATCGGCGGCATGGAAAGTTCGGTCGGCCAGCGCCCGCCAACTCCGCCACTGGACATGCTCGACGCCGCCACCGCGCAAGCGCTCAAGGCCAGCGGCAAAGCGCTGTGGGCCAACCTTGACCCGGCGCAGTCCGGCGGTTGGGATGGCGGCTTGCAACGGCACGCACTCGACGGCGTCGCGGCCGGTGGCGAGGCGCACACCGTCACCACTTCACTGGATTTCTCCAAGGAAGTCACCCGCGCCAAACCGATTTACCTGCCGGAAGAAGGCACCGAAGTCGAACAAGCGGCGATGGCCTTCCACGCGAAAAAAGACCATCCAAGTTATGCCTTGCTGCCCGGCAATCAAGTGGTGGCCAAGGCGTTTCGCACCAACGGTGCCTTGCCGATGGCCGGCGCACCGTATTACGAACCGTGCATGGATGACCGGCAAAAACGCCTGACCGCCAGCGCCGGTAGCGGTGAATTCGCCAGCGGTGAACGCATCGACGGCATGTCCTTCGTCGGCGCCTCGAGCTTCACCGCCGACCGCCCACGCATCTACAAAGCCGCCAACATTCAGTTCGACGCGGTGTACAACAAGGTCGGTTACCACTTCCCGCAGGCGCGCATTCTGGCGCTGTGGGAAGACGCCTGGCCGGTGATCACCAAGCAACGTCCGCCAGAGCCGCTGGTGATGCGCATGAACACCTTCGATTGCGTGCAATACCAGCAAACCAACCTGGTGCCGGCCACCTATGAGATGGACGACTATCAGGTGCGTACGCCAACCGACGTGATCGGCCAGCACATCCACTTGCCGAAATGGGATCTGACCTCGGCGGACGGCTCGTCCAACGGCTGGAATTATGAAGACGGTGTGCTCTCGCCCGGCGCGGTGCAGGAACGCATTCACGCGATCCGCGAGTTCAATCAATGCGCCGGTACTGACCCGCGCGACGGCACCCAGGCCTGCCCGAAAGCCAAGAACCATCCGTTCTTCGGCCAGTACGGCCGCGCCGATTGGCTCGGTGCGCGCACGGCGATGCAGCGCTGGTTCGTCGATCCGGTGGTCAATGCCAAAGGCGTCGATCGCGGCCTCGGCACGATCTTCACCCACGACCACTTAGGCCCATCGACGCACCAACAGATTGGTCTGTACGCGACTGTGCTTGCTGAGCCGGCCGGTTCGACCTGGTTCCACGCCGAAACCGGCGAGCCTCTCTATAGCGGCGCGCGTCAGGACGGTGGGCCGACCTCGTGGCAAGCAGTGATCAACACCGGCGACCTCGATGGCGACGGCAAGAACGACAGCTTCCGCGAGTTCTTCCTCGAATACAGCGACTTCCAGCACGCCTATGAAGCTGGCGTCTATGTGGGAGCGGGTCCTAACGGTGTGCCGAATGCGCAGGCGTTCCCGGCCACCGCCGACAGCTTCCGCTACGCGATCAACCCGCCGGTGCGCAACAACGCCAGCAACTTGCTTGAAGGCGTACTGGAAGTGCAGGGCGGTCAGGTCCCTGGCTGCCCGAGCCGGCCATGTCCGCAGGCGATTTCGGTGGATGATCCTGGGATGTTCGTCGTCAACTATCGCAACGAGCCACTGGCGCTGCGCGTGTACGACCCGAACAAGGTCGGTCCGGATGGCAAGCGCGGCATGCAGGCTGATGGCCTCGGTGGCGATCTGTCGTTCGCCATGCAAAGCCGCACCGACCGGGCGATCCCGGCGATGAACCTGGCGCCGAATCTGCTCACCTCAGCGACCGGCCCAACCGGCGGCACTACGCTGTTTCCGCCGCACATCAACAAGGGCGGCGCCGAACCGGGTGACCCGTTCACGCCGATGCTGCGCACCTATACTGGCGACAATGTGCGGCTGCGGGTGCATGCCGGCGGCCATGAAGAAGAGCACAACGTCACCCTGCACGGTGTGAAGTGGCTGCAGAGCGGTTCCGGCTTCGGTAACAGCTCCAACTCCGGCTGGCGCGCGTCGCAGATGATCGGCATCTCCGAGCAGATGGGCTTCATTGCGCCGGTGTCGATGCTCTCCAGTTCGGCGGCGACCACGGGCGATTATCTGTACTCGATGGACGCTTCGATCGAAGGCTACTGGAGCGGTATCTGGGGCGTGATGCGCAACTACACCGCCAAACGCGCCGACCTGTTCGCCATCCCGAACAACCCGAGCCCGGCGGGCATGCGCAACACCGTAGCGTTCGAGGGCAGTTGCCCGCGCTATGGCGCCAACCCTAACGGCATTGGCACCCGGCCCACTGTGCAGCGCAACTATGAAGTGGTCGCGGCGCTGGCCAATGACATCCTCGGCAATACGCTGGGCCTGACCATCGGCGATCCCGAAGGGCTCGGCCAGCATGTCGGCGGGCCGCTGAATCCGGCGGGTGGCACCTTGGTGCTGAACTCGCGCACGGTGAGCATTCCACAAGTCACAGTGACCGACCCGGAGGATGGCGAAACCATCACCATCGGCGGGCAGAGCGGGCCGTTGCATGACCCGACCGCGATTCTGTATGTGCGTAAATCCGATCTCGATCCGGTCAGTGGCAAGCTCAAACCCGGAATCCCGGTCGAACCGCTGGTGTTGCGTGCAGCCGCAGGGGATTGCATCAATATCACTCTGGAAAACCGTCTGCCGAGCGTGATGCCTGACCTGACCCAGACGGCGGTGATGCAAGGCATGGTCAAGCGTGATCGCAACAGCGGTCTGGGTTCGACCACCTTCAGTAACAACCTGATGCGGCCGTCCAGCCACGTCGGCCTGCACGCGCAATTGCTGGCCTACGACATCACCAAATCCGACGGTGCCAACGTCGGCGCCAACCCGATCCAGACCGTGCCACCGCGTGTTGGCAACAGCGGCGCGTACCCGACCCGTACCTATCAGTACTACGCCGGGCATCTGGAGCGTGAAGGCAAACCGGTGACTCAACTGGGCCGCAGCGTCGACAACATCAACGCCACGGCGGTGGAGTTCGGCGGCTTGAACATCACCCCGGCGGACGTGATCAAGCAGCCGCAAAAAGGCCTCGGTGGGGCGATGAGCATTCTGCCGATCGGCGCGACCTGGGTTGATGATGCACGCAAGGTCAACGCCACGGTTACGGCGCCTGGGCAAACCAGCTACCGCGATTTTGCGATGGTCTGGCACAAGGCGTTGAACACCCGTTGGGCCAATGGCCGGCCAGTGGAAGGAATTGCCGCCGAAGGCTTCGGCGTGCCGACTGATCCGCAGGACAACTCGAGCAT